The sequence below is a genomic window from Nitrospiria bacterium.
TGATTCTCATAAGCTACAACTATAAAAATGTGATCGGCACCCTTTGAATACGGAATGTTGATGTTCCCGTATTTTTTGATAAACTGATCATCGATGTGGATAAGTTCCAAGGGTAGTTGCATCTTACCTGCAAAGAAAGGAGGAAGATACGTTCGATCAACCGAAGAAATTCTTTTGAGATTACACCATACCTCGAACCACCCATGAGCTGGCATGCTTATAAGTTGATCGTACCTGACGATCTGATCAATAAAAGCAATGGAATCATTTCTGTGGATTGAGCCACGTTGAAACGAGTTAATCAGAACAT
It includes:
- a CDS encoding PIN domain-containing protein — protein: MAKIIVDSNVLINSFQRGSIHRNDSIAFIDQIVRYDQLISMPAHGWFEVWCNLKRISSVDRTYLPPFFAGKMQLPLELIHIDDQFIKKYGNINIPYSKGADHIFIVVAYENQYPLITWDDKMRKIAKKVGVQVYDPKEYLQGF